The genomic stretch GACCAAGCCGCCTCTCCAACATGTCTACGTCGAATGCTGGGGCATGACGTCGCGAGCTATTCTTCTGCTTTACACCCGTACGATGTATCTCATCGTCCTAGTCACAGTTACGCTGACCCTCAATGCTATGTTTGCTCGTCTCTCCTTATCTTGCGCATCTGAGAGATGCATCTTCCAGTCATATATTGCATCTTCCATGTCAAAATATGGCTATAATGGCATTATTGTACTGCTGTTCTTCCAACGGAACAATGATGAGATATCGGAGCACATGTCTTTACCTACCCCGCCACCCCAGCTCGGGTACCCGTTCCACAAACCAAGATATGATCAATGTCATGCAAATCACGTATCGAATATTTGCCTCGGCTTCGACTAAGATGCAGAAACGACAAAAGCCTCTGCGCGGGTGAAGAGAAACGAAATTGTGATATTGCGGATTCATGCGAAATGCTTCCTAAACAGTTGGCGAGTGCAATGAGGCTCGTGTTCGCAAGACTCTGACTTGAAAAACTATGAGCTTCGCAGTGTGATGTTTGCATCATGACAATGCCCAGTCAAGCTTGGCTTCCCCAAAAACAATTGTCTAGAAGTTTACTTGGGCCAGGTTTCAATTCCTTAGCCCAGCCTGACTATTTCCCGTGTCGTATTCAGATGGTGTTTTCGGTTCGTGACATAGTTAAGCCGAACTAAAAGTACGCAAAGCACTTCTCGGTGTTTTCACCAACCCCGCTGATCAATCAATTCATTAGTCACGGATCTAGTTCTAGCCAATCCTCCACGAGAGACTGAAGCCCATGGCTGAAGCATGCATGTACCGGCAATTCGCAGACAGACACGGGCTGCGGTGTAGGAGTGGTAGCGATGCATACGAGGCAGTGCGCACCGTCTCGACCTGCACgtcgacgttggcagcaagTATGCAGCCGTAGTGAACAAAAGAAGTAAGGAGTGCAGTCCAACCCTGGGCCCATAACTATGGGCTGGCTCGTACCGTGAAGATAGCAATACGGCAATGGTTTGGAAGGATTGTTCGCCACTTTGTGGAAATGTTCCCCGGGCAAGTAAGGGTAAGGACTTTCTTGGCGATGCGGCTGCTAGCCCTGCCAAAGTGCAGGTGCTCTCGCAGCAGCATAGCTAGGTGATGGCTTTGGGGTAAAATGGTAAGCCACAGTAAAAGTATGAAGGAGTCGCATAGTAATAAGTTAGTATATTCTCACGTTGCTTTTGCGTGGTTCTGGAGTAATGCTAAGTCATGTCCCCGCTTTTATTTTGTCGCAGGCTGCGCCATACGGTAGAAGTGAAGACTGCAATATGATGATTTTGGAAAAGAAGCTTTGGGTTCGGGTGATCAGCATCACGACCAGCGCACTGTTAGGTGATAGGAGTGGGAGGGCGATTCGGGCCTCATTCCTTGACATGGGCGGCGGCCCAAGGTGCAACGACGCAAGCTAGCAAGGAAGCGGCAGATGAGAGTTGGGGGATTTTGATCGGATTTCTAAGCAGAAACATGGGATTCTTTCAACTTTCCGATGCGACCAGGTGATTTTCGGATCAGCCCCTCTCGATTTCAGCATTACCTAGGCCTGTCGTGGGGTCTCGTCCACATAGGCTAATATCTAGTGATCGACAAGCgcaataccaataccagcATTTTCTGCGCTCTCCATGATAGTGGAGCATGATGGGCTTGCTGTTGGCGTGCGCTATTTGTGTGGCAGAAGCATCGGTTTTCGCAATGGGGTCAAGCGGATTGGAGGTCATAGTCGCAGCACGGGCAAGTATAAGGTAAAGCTTGGATGGGGTTCAGGACGACAAGTGATGATGCGAGGCAATTGGATGGCGCCGATGGTATGGTAACAGCTGCCCTTGGGCGTCAACGACAACGGCCATCTGATGGGGCGCATGCGCATCGCATCTGTCGGGGGCATCTGTCACGGCGCTCCCGAGGTTCCTGTCGCCATGGCTGTGAGGAATGTGACAGGGATGTGGGTGGTTAGGCATGGCGCCAACGGTGCCGCGGAGTAGCCACTCTAGTGCGTCATATTCACTGGGCGCAAATTACGTCTAGTGTTCCCTTTTAGGGGATTACAGTTTGGCGTCTGTCACAGCAACCACAACGACATGTAGTCTTCGGAAGAAGGCTGGTCGCTGTTTAGGCCAGCTGCCAGGGCGGAGGTGGAGGCGACAGCTGGTGATGCGCAGGGTATTGTTTGGCCAGGCGCAGGATCAGAGAGCCGAGCAGGCTGCCGAGGAGGAGCAGCGACGGCGGCGGGTACCAAAGCGGGCTAGCCAAGTGTCGCAGCACGGTGCGTCATCAAGATCGTAAACTTGCAGGCAAACGATGGCGTTCGGCCATGGCTACCTGGCCTGGAAGGTGATTGCAGCCCTCATCGCCGATGCAGCAGTCGCGCTACGTCACCCGGTGAACGGTCCGCCAACCAGACGTCGGCCCGCCCGAGTCAATCCCTGTCCACGTCCATTGCAATCGCTTTCCCAAGTTCCGCATGTTGCCCGAGGGCCCCAATGTTTGAATTCCCATGTTTAGCCCACCTTCCCTCTTACCTGCTTTAAACCCCTCGCTCTTCTTTCTACACTCCGGAACTTTGCTCCGATCCGACGGACATCTGCTCCACCCTTGTCGCTCCCACACCCATATAACAAACTGCTTGCTCTCAGCCACCTCAGCTTCTCACACCACCTCTCCCCACCACATCAACCTCACTCGCCTTGCAATTGCTAAAAACAAGACCTGGTTGCCCACCATGACGGATATTCAGCACCATCCCTTGTTCGACTGGGCTGGCGAGGCCTTCACTGCTATGCAGCACCCCAGCATCAACCAGCTTCAGGACAAGTGGGCGGCGGCCTTGAGCAATCCGTCCTCTGGCTCAAACTCGCAGGCCTTTGCCATTCCGCCATCTCTTCTTACCAATGGCAGCATGGAGCGATTTGGCCAAGTCACCCCGCCTGAAGAGTTGTCGCCACAACACCCTGTCCGCAACGACCGCGAAGCCTCGATCCCCGTTGACCAGCTCCGAAATGAGACATCACCCTGGTCCAAGCAAACCGCCTCTCCGCGCCAAGTGGCGGCGGCGCCTGAGGAGCCTTCCCCGAAGCGACAGCGCACTAGCCGCACCTCAACCAATCAGAGTTCCCTATCAAGTGTTGCCCTTTCACTACAAGAAGACAACGCTGACACCAACCCTCAGCCACCCAAGCGCAAGCGGGGTAGGCCCAAGTCGCAGCCTCAGATGGTTCAAGCATACACCGCTGACGGTTATCCCTTCCAAGTCTCATCCGCCCGCCAGACTCACCTCGAGAAGAACCGCGTCGCCGCCCACAAGTGCAGGCAGCGAAAGAAGGAGTACATCAACAGCCTTGAAGACCGCGCTCGCGAGTTCTCGTCCAAGAACAAGATGCTCAAGGAGAATGTTGCCGTCTTGCGTGAGGAAGTCCTCAGCCTCAAGAACGAAGTGCTGCTCCACGCCGGCTGTGGCTTCTGGGCCGTTGACGAATACCTGGCTCGTTGTGCGGGAAATCTTCTTGGCATGGAAGCTCCTCCACCGGGCATGCGTAACGCGTCATCGTCGCGCAACAACAGTATCAACCACAACACCCAATTCAACAACACCCAGCAGACACGCGAGCCTAGCATGGGTTCCCTGAGCTCTGCAGATGGCGACGACTTTGGAGGTCTAGAGCTTCTCAAGGACTTCACTGACGAAGACATGGACGACTTGGAGGCATAGGAAGCCAACTTGAACATCCTTGCGATCAAGGCTTTCCTATTATGATTCATACCACCGCTTTGGTTTTGACTAGGCCTTGATTAGGGTCAGATCAACTATGCGGTCGTTTGCTCCTTTTCTTCCAATGATTCTACGATACCCCGGGAGCTTTGCTGCACTTCGAGCTACCAAAAAACTTTTTTTTCCCCAATTTCTTCTCTTCCCTCTTGCTGCAATGACCGGTCTGGGCTGGTAATGTCCACCGCAGTGGCCACGACCTTGATGATTTGGCGTTTGAGCGACACCGTGGAACAGAAGTTCACGGTGATAAAAATGTACAGTTCAGGTACACGTATGCGATCCGAAAAAATGATTACAACATGCATGAGTTTTCAGATATTTCATCATATCAAACCAATAATTTTCAgagtgtcggcatacacacggtgtgtcgcctaataaggcccaatgtaccgcctcgatcctacttcggcccaactcggacccaacgctatgtataccttcgtagcccccacattcgtagaatcatcatacaccagaataccaatacacaagattaccttagctactgttattcaccgtacgatcgtacaaggccttccaacacaGAGCTTTCCCCATGTTTCGTTGATGCAAGTGTCCCTATCGCAGCTCATGCTCAACCCCACTCATTTCCCAAATCTCTAGTATGCAGGGCATATATACGCATGCTCGCGGGGGTTGCTGTGTGAATCCCTCGCCTACATACTTGCGCGTCCCCACATCTCACCATGTCAAGTTTACCGATGACAGATGTGACGTGAGACTCCGCTCTTTTCATTGGACTCAGGGAAACACGTCCGATTTAGTTAAGTCGACTAAAGAAATTCAGCCGCCTTTGATGGGAGACTTGCATAGTCTATCGTTAGGCATTCAATCCATCAGCCACCCTGACTGACTACAGCTGACATAATAGTCCTTCTCCACATGTCAGCCGCTCTAAACCCCAATAAAATTGTTGAATCGTCTATTGCCAACGGGAATACAGCCCCCTTGCGCATGGAGATACATGGATTGCGGAGAGTTTATTCTTCCCCCGCGTTCTAGTCCGCCATTTGCGTCACTGCTGCTGGAAGTTTCCTCCTTGTACATATACGAGATGTAATCTGAAGCAAGCGGCCAGGCTTAACCCCATCTACATGTGATAAATAACCATGGTATCGAGCCGCGTAATCAAGAGAAAATTCCTGCACTGAACTCCACCCGCCAAAGTACATGTGTTGGGAGAGAAATGGCTGATCGCAGAAAGGCCGAGGTGTAGCCTCTAAACCTGAATCACGCTCGACCCGGCTTAGGCAAGCGTCATCATGCAAGTCATACGATAGTCGACGGGAGTGATGTAAATCGTCATGGCAGAAACGGCCCTATTCTGCATCATTCTTCTAGATTGGCAACCCCACTGCGACCAGAGGGCCTGAAGGGGCAATACGAACAATAATCACCGTCACCCATGTCAAAACTCCGAGCGATCCCCATGGCCACTACTCACTCGATCTATTCTCGATCCTCTCCGATGCAAATACAATCCTTCGACACCTGCGCCTCGTACAATCCGATTGGCCCCGGAAAGATTCGCCAAAGTAGAACCCCTGAAAACCTTCTTGCAAGCCACAACTGCAGCCAGAATAAAGTTCAGCAACGGTCCCGTCACCTCGCTCTTTAGCCACTGTAGTAGTCATCACTTCCCGTTTGCGAGTAGGGTTCGAGACACGCCTCCCACTCCCCGACTCCCAACAGCGGGGCGCAGAAAAACGTCGCCTAGTCAGTAAGCAAGACCGTGGTAGCAGATTGTAGATTGCAGATCGCGATACCGGTTTACCAGAAAAAAAGCGAGCATCCTTCGTCATAACGCATCCTCTGTAGCCAAGCAAAGGACTCGGAATAAGCGGGGAATCCAGGGGAGGGGGAACGGGGAAATAGTTACGCTCCCACACCCCCTCACCCACTAAACAACCGCCAACGCCAACGCTACAGTTGCATGAATCTAGCCTGGAACTATGCACGATCCGCCACGACATGGTCTATCAAACATTCAATCGGATGCCTCAACTTCACGACGACCACGGCCAGCCTCCTATGCAAGGCGCGCCATGTTTGCACCTTCGCGTGGAGCAAGGGAACCATATCCGGAGACCATTCCCGCGTTCCAATCATCTCTCGCGAACGGCTGAGGAACGCAAACATCAACATCTCAGGTCGTGGCATTCAAGACAGGCAATGATGTGCGCGGGTGTGGTACAGACCCATAGTGTTGGGTTTATCTTTTTCTTCGTTCACATGCAGATACGGAGATGCTTTCTGATTGTGCCAAGATAGGAATAGCCACAATAGCAGCAGCAGACGACGACAGCCTTATTCCTTTGGCAATTATGGTTCAAGCGCGTTTCCCGCTTTCTCGTAATCCCATTCCTTCGTTCGGCGTATCCTTGCAACTCATCAAGCAGAGAATTTGGAGAGTGGATTGGGAGCAGGGGGAGTGGCGGTTCTGCGATGACGGTGTTTTACTCCTCCCCCCGTTGCAGGGTCTTTGCGCAACCCACGCGCAAATGCGATGCAACACACTCCCTTGGCCATGTACTTTTCTCTTCCCCCAAAGGAGAAAACTGTATGACTCCAAAATTGGAGAGAGGAACCTTCTACCCCGCCTGTGTTTTATTGCCCTTGCCGTCTAACAACGTCAACAACCGTAGCAATACAAAATGATGAACAAACAAACACACAACCCCCGCTTACCCACCAGCTGGTTCTGTGGTAGCACATAGTCCAATCCCTTAACTCCCCCCTCACATAACCCCGCACGCATGCACGCACAAAAGTCTACCATGTACCACTTTCCAATTCAAATAGCTCAACCACACAATGCAGTCTGCCAAGACGACCCAAAACAGTAATGTTTTGGTGAAGAAAAAGTGTCGATGTCTGTAAAAGGGGCTGCCCTGTACTCAATGGACAGGCATGCACTGTTTTGCTTTTTGAGAAGACCGAACGGGTGCTTATCTT from Pyrenophora tritici-repentis strain M4 chromosome 1, whole genome shotgun sequence encodes the following:
- a CDS encoding bZIP transcription factor (Atf21), with the translated sequence MTDIQHHPLFDWAGEAFTAMQHPSINQLQDKWAAALSNPSSGSNSQAFAIPPSLLTNGSMERFGQVTPPEELSPQHPVRNDREASIPVDQLRNETSPWSKQTASPRQVAAAPEEPSPKRQRTSRTSTNQSSLSSVALSLQEDNADTNPQPPKRKRGRPKSQPQMVQAYTADGYPFQVSSARQTHLEKNRVAAHKCRQRKKEYINSLEDRAREFSSKNKMLKENVAVLREEVLSLKNEVLLHAGCGFWAVDEYLARCAGNLLGMEAPPPGMRNASSSRNNSINHNTQFNNTQQTREPSMGSLSSADGDDFGGLELLKDFTDEDMDDLEA